The Verrucomicrobium spinosum DSM 4136 = JCM 18804 genome includes a region encoding these proteins:
- a CDS encoding glycosyltransferase, translating into MKWNWFAPLPPAGSGIADYTANLLPVLAAHAEITLWTNCDGWDPRLETHANVRVADGNTLFKLHEADANFYHLGNNHLFHSWIWDIAQRHPGIVVLHDSHLQHFFYGHYLHLTSSRGRYVNQMARWYGANGREAALDLLQGNRTIESVSQEYPLTVHAVEKALAVVVHTTGALEQLCINAHLPLVHAALPYDPSTPEPERKVPGCPTEPEKLIRLVLVGHIGSNRRLESILTALATFPCRDRFRLDVYGAVALHSHFERQIAKMGLAGQVMLHGFVSEEDLDRELSQCDLAFNLRYPSMGEGSLSQLRYWEHALPTLVTPTGWYGTLPEDVVGFVDVQNEQADIYRHLQELLSNPEMYRKMGNNGRKRLLEFHSSAAYVETLKQAVERVPEFRRHFAARRLADRVGCVVGGWGVEQGADELYARAARRILELSNPS; encoded by the coding sequence AATCACCCTTTGGACGAACTGTGACGGCTGGGACCCCCGTCTGGAGACGCATGCGAACGTTCGTGTAGCAGATGGCAACACCCTCTTTAAATTGCATGAAGCAGATGCCAATTTTTACCACCTAGGAAACAACCACCTGTTTCATTCCTGGATTTGGGACATCGCCCAGCGACATCCGGGCATTGTGGTTCTGCATGACTCGCACCTGCAACATTTCTTCTACGGCCACTACCTTCACCTCACGTCTTCACGAGGGCGATACGTGAATCAGATGGCCCGGTGGTACGGAGCTAATGGCCGTGAGGCAGCCCTGGATCTGCTTCAGGGAAACCGGACGATCGAATCCGTGTCCCAGGAGTACCCTCTCACCGTTCATGCCGTGGAAAAAGCGCTGGCTGTGGTGGTTCACACGACAGGTGCGCTGGAACAATTGTGCATCAACGCCCATTTGCCTCTGGTCCATGCCGCGCTTCCCTATGATCCCTCCACGCCGGAGCCGGAGAGGAAGGTGCCGGGTTGCCCTACAGAGCCCGAGAAGCTAATCCGACTCGTTTTGGTTGGGCACATTGGTTCGAACCGTCGGCTGGAGTCCATCTTGACTGCATTGGCAACGTTCCCCTGCCGGGATCGGTTTAGGTTGGATGTGTATGGTGCGGTCGCTTTGCATTCACACTTTGAGAGGCAAATTGCAAAAATGGGGCTGGCGGGGCAGGTGATGCTGCATGGTTTTGTGTCTGAAGAGGACTTGGATCGTGAGCTCAGCCAATGTGATCTGGCATTCAATCTCCGTTATCCCAGCATGGGAGAGGGCTCCCTGAGCCAGCTCCGTTACTGGGAGCATGCCCTGCCTACCCTTGTCACCCCCACCGGATGGTACGGCACCCTGCCGGAGGATGTGGTGGGGTTTGTGGATGTGCAGAATGAGCAGGCAGACATTTACCGCCATCTCCAGGAGCTGTTGTCGAATCCTGAAATGTACCGAAAAATGGGGAATAATGGCCGGAAACGCCTGCTCGAATTTCATTCGTCAGCAGCCTATGTGGAGACACTCAAGCAGGCGGTGGAGCGGGTGCCAGAGTTCCGCAGGCATTTTGCTGCCCGACGCCTTGCGGACCGGGTGGGGTGTGTCGTTGGTGGGTGGGGCGTGGAGCAGGGGGCAGACGAACTGTATGCCAGGGCCGCGAGGCGGATTCTTGAACTTTCCAACCCCAGCTAG
- a CDS encoding prenyltransferase/squalene oxidase repeat-containing protein — protein sequence MATSDPSLAEAIQNTRAHLLSLRNARGHWEGHLSNSALSTATAIVALHLVDAPLHSARIAQGVRWLVLHQNKDGGWGDTTLSKSNLSTTLLCWSALSLCEPDRTEPIQHCEAWIKERTGSLEPEVICRAVVARYGKDKTFSVPILMLCAIGGRLGPEKEAWSRVLALPFELAAMPREWFGAIGLPVVSYALPALIAIGYARFYHAPPSLLNPLHALRKALWPRISPMLKLLQPSTGGYLEATPLTSFVTMALASAGEKFHPCVPEAVRFLEDSQRPDGSWPIDTNLATWGTTLSTKALTATSEGREALDIPALKSWLLEQQYQEIHPFTNAAPGGWAWTDLPGGVPDADDTSGALVALWHLCEDEAERQALAPAVAKGVQWLMDLQNRDGGIPTFCRGWGTLPFDRSTPEITAHALHAWGLWQVVLPEELQQEVSLRIPRAIAFIARPPSRGAPGFNHVPLWFGNEHAKEEENHVYGTAQIMNHLLSSGLNTPEIKVILETGHRNLLAWQQLDGGWSGSETGPASLEETAVSVAALALHTLHAGNRTRSSAEDAVAKGTQWLVQHTATGTTFPSAPIGLYFARLWYHEQLYPVIWTLGALHAVETLSAAALPLRARASAPPQHPGVVRTKPIHIAPPSDP from the coding sequence ATGGCGACATCTGATCCCTCACTTGCCGAAGCCATTCAGAACACCCGGGCGCATCTGCTGTCTCTGCGGAACGCCCGGGGGCACTGGGAGGGGCATCTGTCCAACAGCGCCCTTTCCACCGCCACGGCCATTGTGGCGCTGCATCTGGTGGATGCCCCGCTGCATTCGGCCCGCATCGCGCAGGGGGTGCGGTGGCTGGTGCTGCACCAGAACAAGGATGGCGGCTGGGGTGACACCACGCTGAGCAAGAGCAATCTCTCCACCACACTGCTGTGCTGGTCGGCCCTCAGCCTGTGCGAGCCGGACCGCACGGAGCCGATTCAGCACTGCGAAGCCTGGATCAAGGAAAGAACGGGGTCCCTGGAGCCGGAGGTGATCTGCCGTGCGGTGGTGGCGCGCTATGGCAAGGACAAGACCTTCTCCGTGCCCATCCTCATGCTGTGCGCCATCGGCGGCCGCCTGGGGCCGGAGAAAGAGGCCTGGTCCCGGGTGCTGGCCCTGCCGTTTGAGCTGGCGGCCATGCCCCGTGAATGGTTCGGAGCCATTGGCCTGCCCGTGGTGAGCTATGCGCTGCCAGCGCTGATCGCCATTGGCTATGCGCGGTTTTACCACGCACCGCCGTCCCTGCTCAATCCGCTGCACGCCCTGCGCAAGGCTCTCTGGCCGCGCATCAGCCCCATGCTGAAGCTCCTGCAGCCCAGCACGGGCGGCTATCTGGAGGCCACGCCGCTGACGAGCTTTGTCACCATGGCGCTCGCCAGCGCGGGTGAAAAGTTCCATCCCTGCGTTCCTGAAGCCGTGCGCTTCCTGGAGGATTCCCAACGCCCTGACGGCAGTTGGCCGATCGATACCAATCTCGCCACCTGGGGCACCACCCTTTCCACCAAGGCGCTCACCGCAACCTCGGAAGGCCGTGAGGCACTGGACATCCCCGCCTTGAAATCCTGGCTGCTGGAGCAGCAGTATCAGGAAATACACCCCTTCACCAATGCCGCCCCCGGCGGCTGGGCCTGGACCGATCTGCCCGGCGGCGTGCCGGATGCGGATGACACCAGCGGCGCTCTCGTGGCCCTCTGGCATTTGTGCGAAGACGAAGCCGAGCGCCAGGCCCTCGCTCCCGCAGTCGCCAAAGGCGTGCAGTGGCTCATGGATCTGCAGAATCGCGACGGCGGCATCCCCACCTTCTGCCGGGGTTGGGGCACCCTGCCCTTTGACCGCAGCACTCCAGAGATCACGGCGCATGCCCTGCATGCCTGGGGCCTGTGGCAGGTGGTCCTGCCGGAGGAGCTGCAGCAAGAAGTCTCGCTGCGCATTCCCCGCGCCATCGCTTTCATCGCCCGCCCCCCCTCACGAGGAGCCCCAGGGTTCAACCATGTGCCCTTGTGGTTCGGCAATGAGCATGCCAAGGAGGAGGAGAATCATGTGTATGGGACCGCCCAGATCATGAATCATCTGCTGAGTTCAGGACTCAACACTCCGGAGATCAAAGTCATTCTGGAGACCGGGCACCGCAATCTCCTGGCCTGGCAGCAACTTGACGGCGGCTGGAGCGGAAGCGAGACGGGACCTGCGAGCCTGGAAGAGACCGCCGTATCAGTTGCCGCGCTGGCCCTTCACACCCTGCACGCAGGAAACCGCACACGCTCGTCAGCAGAAGACGCGGTGGCAAAAGGAACCCAGTGGCTCGTCCAACACACCGCGACCGGCACCACCTTCCCCTCAGCCCCCATTGGGCTCTACTTCGCGCGGCTCTGGTATCACGAGCAGCTTTACCCGGTGATCTGGACCTTGGGCGCATTGCACGCTGTCGAAACTCTTTCCGCCGCCGCCCTGCCTCTTCGCGCCCGAGCCTCCGCTCCGCCCCAACATCCTGGCGTCGTTCGGACAAAACCGATCCACATTGCGCCCCCCTCTGATCCGTGA
- a CDS encoding S1C family serine protease — protein sequence MRLIPSFPRPGCFSRSLVSLVCFALVGGWMLDGSVFGQEVLPDELRTNGAGSLKAVQPVKNLAMQSAIQLGKSKDNTLTGVVATPDGYILTLASEAEPLKPLRAFLPDGTSAEVREVKREDRLNLLLLKVDRAGFMPAAWGESLSLDIGHWVVCPTEHGSEVRLGVVSANRRAIPNSGAVLGVRFGLDDADVGVIVEEVAADSPANVAGILKDDLILAVDGKGVSKNEAVARIVSGRQPGDLIKIKYRRSGADKETEVRLASKSRVLMNWAGEDFGNHGTSFRTDNYPEIIQHDLPLGPMDMGGAVFDLHGRAIAINVARVDRVTNYALPVEAFLPDLLKWLREDRNAEKEKAKKREK from the coding sequence ATGCGACTGATTCCATCTTTTCCAAGACCGGGGTGCTTCAGCCGGTCGCTTGTTTCGTTGGTGTGCTTTGCCTTGGTCGGGGGCTGGATGCTGGACGGCAGTGTGTTCGGCCAGGAAGTCCTGCCCGACGAACTGCGCACCAACGGCGCAGGTAGCCTCAAGGCGGTCCAGCCAGTCAAGAATCTGGCCATGCAGAGCGCCATCCAGCTTGGCAAGAGCAAGGACAATACACTCACTGGGGTGGTGGCAACGCCAGACGGGTACATTCTGACTCTCGCCAGCGAGGCAGAACCGCTGAAGCCGCTGCGCGCTTTCCTCCCGGATGGAACCAGCGCTGAGGTCCGCGAGGTCAAGCGCGAAGACCGGCTCAATCTGCTGCTCCTGAAAGTGGACCGGGCAGGTTTTATGCCTGCGGCCTGGGGTGAATCGCTCTCCCTGGACATCGGCCACTGGGTGGTGTGTCCCACCGAGCATGGCAGCGAGGTGCGACTGGGGGTGGTGAGTGCCAACCGTCGTGCCATCCCCAACTCCGGGGCGGTCCTGGGCGTGCGTTTCGGGCTGGATGACGCCGACGTGGGCGTCATCGTGGAGGAAGTGGCTGCAGACAGTCCCGCTAACGTGGCGGGCATCTTGAAGGATGACCTCATCCTGGCGGTCGATGGCAAGGGTGTCTCCAAGAATGAAGCCGTGGCCCGCATCGTCTCGGGCCGGCAGCCAGGGGATCTGATCAAGATCAAGTACCGCCGGTCCGGCGCAGACAAGGAGACGGAAGTCCGGCTCGCCAGCAAGAGCCGCGTGCTCATGAACTGGGCGGGCGAGGATTTTGGCAATCACGGCACCTCCTTCCGCACCGACAACTATCCGGAGATCATCCAGCACGATCTGCCCCTGGGCCCCATGGACATGGGCGGTGCCGTATTCGATCTTCATGGCCGCGCCATCGCCATCAACGTGGCCCGAGTGGACCGCGTCACCAACTATGCCCTGCCCGTCGAAGCCTTCCTGCCTGACCTGCTCAAGTGGCTGCGCGAAGACCGGAACGCAGAAAAAGAGAAGGCCAAGAAGAGGGAGAAGTGA
- a CDS encoding S1C family serine protease gives MKFRQFSRRLLSLLGLGGLVVVQSLSLAGPSTVETSLEDLLTLQTQIQSVQERTRKALVAIECGGGTASGVIVSPNGLVFTAAHVTGEPNRKVKVILSDGRTVEGTSLGLDTATDSAMIQLPAPAKAWPYVSISRETREVKVGDWCYALGHPGGWDVARGPVLRIGRIVKVAANMLQSDCVLMGGDSGGALFNPQGDVIGIHSQIWQGRDQNLHVSMAPFLRAWEVMKKGQVITAWAQGSGGWIGLSTEAAEGGLSIRAIAPDSPAMKAGLKEGDVIMSVNNEKLAAPVDFSQAIRNRTAGQLITLKIRSPHGERFVEVKLGQRPEQ, from the coding sequence GTGAAGTTCCGCCAGTTTTCCCGCCGCCTCCTTTCCCTGCTTGGGCTGGGCGGCCTCGTTGTGGTCCAATCCCTCTCCCTGGCTGGGCCCTCCACCGTCGAGACCTCGCTGGAGGATTTGCTCACCCTCCAGACCCAGATTCAGTCTGTGCAGGAGCGCACCCGGAAGGCCTTGGTGGCCATTGAGTGCGGGGGCGGGACCGCGAGCGGCGTCATCGTGAGCCCCAACGGTCTCGTTTTCACGGCCGCCCATGTGACGGGTGAGCCGAATCGCAAGGTGAAGGTCATCCTCTCCGACGGCCGCACGGTGGAAGGCACGTCTCTGGGCCTGGATACGGCCACCGATTCCGCAATGATCCAGCTGCCCGCCCCGGCCAAAGCCTGGCCGTACGTCTCCATCAGCCGGGAGACCCGCGAGGTGAAGGTGGGCGACTGGTGCTACGCCCTCGGCCATCCTGGCGGGTGGGACGTCGCCCGCGGCCCCGTTCTGCGCATCGGTCGCATCGTCAAGGTGGCGGCCAACATGCTCCAGAGCGACTGCGTGCTCATGGGCGGCGATTCCGGCGGGGCGCTTTTCAATCCCCAGGGGGATGTCATCGGCATCCACAGCCAGATCTGGCAGGGTCGGGATCAGAACCTCCACGTCAGCATGGCCCCCTTCCTCCGCGCGTGGGAGGTCATGAAAAAGGGGCAGGTCATCACGGCTTGGGCTCAGGGCAGTGGCGGCTGGATCGGCCTCAGTACGGAGGCAGCCGAGGGTGGGCTCAGCATTCGGGCCATTGCCCCGGACTCGCCCGCCATGAAGGCTGGCCTCAAGGAGGGCGATGTGATCATGAGCGTGAACAATGAGAAGCTGGCCGCTCCGGTGGACTTCTCCCAGGCCATTCGGAATCGCACGGCTGGCCAGTTGATCACGCTGAAAATCCGCTCGCCGCACGGGGAGCGGTTTGTTGAGGTGAAGCTCGGTCAGCGTCCAGAGCAGTAG
- a CDS encoding valine--tRNA ligase, with the protein MPELSKTYTSNEVEERWYAQWLERGCFTADPARVSDKRPAYSIVIPPPNVTGILTLGHVLNNTIQDILARRARMLGKEVLWLPGTDHAGIATQNVVEKTLKKDGAIKHRDDLGREKMVEKIWEWKEKFGGIILKQLRALGASCDWSRTRFTMDEEYSKCVTKVFVDLYNKGLIYRGKRMVNWCPSALTALSDEEVEMRQQNGHLYYFKVEVVEEPGTWLTIATTRPETIPGDTAIAVSPKDERYAHLIGKHVRRPLPLENQAGIPIVADDHIDPQFGTGVLKVTPAHDKADFEIGQRHNLPQIDIMNPNASMNDLAGKDLQGLDRFEARKKAVELLREMGDLVKEEPYQNNVGYSERAGVPIEPRLSEQWFLKYPSVPASQAVVAEGRMRFFPDRWAKVYDHWMGGIQDWCISRQIWWGHRVPVWYREGEVYCGETAPEGDGWTQDADVLDTWFSSWLWPFATMGWPKETNDLKAFYPTTDLVTGPDIIFFWVARMIMAGYEWMGEMPFKNVYFTGIIRDKQGRKMSKSLGNSPDPLELISKFGADALRFGIMRSAPLGADVLFDEKNVELGRNFCTKLWNAARFRQMQGGASEGEIKPELLSSDDKWILARLSDAIQEVTTALEEYRFSDAAATLYRFFWSEYCDWYVEATKAVLNGSDEARKANTLAVMDFVLGHTLRLFHPFLPFITEELWQGMGFNKEMPADQGGDTIMFAPWPKSFDEAERTYFGITAEEEKFAAAKQEVVNLGRGLKSGANIASNKRVRFVLKPASELAAHEVEVVKILLNAETLDLDPAYAAPKGTPVVLTPFGELFLPLEGLIDVAAERERVKKEIAKVEAELEKVRAKLADENFTSKVPAKVLDDHRQRETDWATKLGQLQKMAEGLQ; encoded by the coding sequence ATGCCCGAACTGAGCAAGACCTACACGTCCAACGAAGTGGAAGAGCGCTGGTATGCGCAATGGCTGGAGCGTGGCTGCTTCACCGCTGATCCCGCCCGCGTGAGCGACAAGCGCCCGGCCTACTCGATCGTCATCCCTCCGCCGAACGTGACGGGCATCCTCACCCTGGGGCACGTCCTGAACAACACCATCCAGGACATCCTGGCCCGCCGTGCCCGCATGCTGGGCAAGGAGGTGCTCTGGCTGCCGGGCACGGACCACGCCGGCATCGCCACCCAGAACGTGGTGGAAAAGACCCTCAAGAAGGACGGGGCCATCAAGCACCGCGACGACCTCGGTCGCGAGAAGATGGTGGAGAAGATCTGGGAGTGGAAGGAGAAGTTCGGCGGCATCATTCTCAAGCAGTTGCGAGCCCTCGGTGCCTCCTGCGACTGGTCGCGCACGCGCTTCACGATGGACGAGGAGTACTCCAAGTGCGTGACCAAGGTGTTCGTGGACCTGTACAACAAGGGCCTGATCTATCGTGGCAAGCGCATGGTGAACTGGTGCCCCTCCGCCCTCACCGCGCTGAGCGATGAGGAAGTGGAAATGCGCCAGCAGAACGGCCACTTGTACTACTTCAAAGTGGAGGTGGTGGAGGAGCCGGGCACCTGGCTGACCATTGCCACCACTCGCCCCGAGACGATCCCGGGCGATACCGCGATCGCCGTGAGCCCGAAGGATGAGCGTTATGCCCATCTCATCGGCAAACACGTGCGCCGTCCCCTGCCCCTGGAAAATCAGGCTGGCATCCCGATTGTGGCGGATGACCACATCGACCCGCAGTTCGGCACGGGCGTGCTGAAGGTGACCCCGGCACACGACAAGGCGGACTTTGAAATCGGTCAACGGCACAACCTGCCGCAGATCGACATCATGAACCCCAATGCCTCGATGAACGACCTCGCCGGAAAGGACCTACAGGGTCTGGACCGATTCGAAGCCCGCAAGAAGGCCGTGGAACTGCTCCGTGAAATGGGCGACCTCGTGAAGGAGGAACCCTACCAGAACAACGTGGGCTACTCTGAGCGCGCCGGTGTGCCGATCGAGCCCCGCCTGAGCGAGCAGTGGTTCTTGAAGTACCCCAGCGTGCCTGCCTCCCAGGCCGTGGTGGCCGAGGGGCGCATGCGCTTCTTCCCCGACCGATGGGCCAAGGTGTATGACCACTGGATGGGCGGCATTCAGGACTGGTGCATCAGCCGCCAGATCTGGTGGGGCCATCGCGTGCCCGTGTGGTATCGCGAGGGAGAGGTGTACTGCGGCGAGACCGCGCCGGAAGGCGATGGCTGGACGCAGGATGCCGACGTGCTCGACACATGGTTCAGCTCCTGGTTGTGGCCCTTTGCCACCATGGGCTGGCCCAAGGAAACCAACGACCTCAAGGCCTTCTATCCCACCACGGACCTCGTGACGGGGCCGGATATCATCTTCTTCTGGGTGGCCCGCATGATCATGGCTGGCTACGAGTGGATGGGTGAGATGCCGTTCAAGAACGTGTACTTCACCGGCATCATCCGCGACAAGCAGGGCCGCAAGATGTCCAAGTCCCTGGGCAACTCGCCGGATCCGCTGGAGCTGATCTCGAAGTTTGGTGCCGATGCTCTCCGCTTCGGCATCATGCGCAGCGCCCCGCTGGGTGCTGACGTGCTCTTCGATGAGAAGAACGTGGAACTGGGCCGCAACTTCTGCACGAAGCTGTGGAACGCCGCCCGCTTCCGCCAGATGCAGGGCGGAGCCTCCGAGGGCGAGATCAAGCCCGAGCTGCTGAGCAGCGACGACAAGTGGATCCTCGCCCGCCTCAGCGATGCCATCCAGGAAGTGACCACGGCATTGGAGGAGTATCGCTTCAGCGATGCCGCCGCCACGCTCTACCGCTTCTTCTGGAGTGAGTACTGTGACTGGTATGTGGAGGCTACGAAGGCCGTGCTGAACGGCAGCGATGAAGCCCGCAAGGCCAACACCCTGGCGGTGATGGACTTCGTACTCGGCCATACGCTGCGCCTCTTCCACCCCTTCCTTCCGTTCATCACGGAGGAGCTTTGGCAGGGCATGGGCTTCAACAAGGAAATGCCCGCCGACCAGGGCGGCGACACCATCATGTTCGCCCCGTGGCCCAAGTCATTCGACGAAGCCGAGCGCACCTACTTTGGCATCACGGCGGAGGAGGAGAAATTTGCCGCCGCCAAACAGGAAGTGGTGAACCTCGGTCGCGGCCTCAAGAGCGGTGCCAACATCGCGAGCAACAAGCGCGTGCGCTTCGTGCTCAAGCCCGCCTCCGAACTGGCTGCTCACGAAGTGGAGGTGGTGAAGATCCTCCTCAACGCGGAGACGTTGGACCTCGATCCCGCCTATGCCGCGCCGAAGGGCACGCCGGTGGTGCTCACGCCGTTTGGCGAGCTCTTCCTCCCGCTGGAAGGCCTCATCGACGTGGCCGCAGAACGGGAGCGCGTGAAGAAGGAAATCGCCAAAGTGGAGGCCGAACTGGAGAAGGTGCGTGCCAAGCTGGCGGATGAGAACTTCACCTCAAAGGTGCCTGCCAAGGTGCTGGACGATCACCGCCAGCGTGAGACCGACTGGGCCACCAAGCTGGGTCAGCTCCAGAAGATGGCGGAAGGGCTGCAGTAG